The proteins below are encoded in one region of Phaseolus vulgaris cultivar G19833 chromosome 1, P. vulgaris v2.0, whole genome shotgun sequence:
- the LOC137815860 gene encoding protein MAIN-LIKE 1-like, whose translation MKERSIGPPGKRCAAQKDEGLGIIDLRTFNLPLLGKWVWRLGSDKGEEVEVDDEGYPGGPLDKSLLVNYEHHVARQLWNGLVVSHGRKINKLGEPHERIQAAVELSGLGGLLHASYESLDRGLLCAFVERWHAETNRFHLPVGEMTITLDDVSNLLHLPIVGHFYTQETLDSDSANDLLVESLRVDRTLAFEETRHCRGAHVRLSWLRDVYEDACSRRQWTVAARAYLLYLVGCTIFADKSATSVSVFYLGFFVDLRLTRGYSWVAAALTHMYEQLGDCSYANTKQLAGYATLLQGWIYEHFPSIGMRRMQALYSEDQPRCRLYDAGKGTSIVVVRSKLDTLTPASIRFCPYNEHREERPFEWISLFCGYLRLGNWTQLHMPERVLRHYGYTQIIPRNPSVFGHGHPDTNEMDRRWLYFNDYVINDYAIAPHPDACIQEYMAWFRSVSHPYVINTDEDDRPVPVPSDARDHEAVSSHPEESHPALGIYRRITKTLQPLLDHGDVVEGSPVWEGIQATIMLAQRATNERAVYVRRHVRND comes from the exons ATGAAAGAAAGATCGATTGGACCTCCTGGAAAAAGGTGTGCAGCTCAGAAGGACGAGGGTCTTGGAATTATAGACTTAAGGACTTTCAATTTGCCGTTACTTGGTAAATGGGTATGGCGGTTGGGGTCAGACAAGGGTG AAGAAGTTGAAGTGGATGATGAAGGCTATCCAGGAGGGCCATTGGATAAGTCCTTACTCGTTAATTATGAACATCATGTAGCCAGACAGTTGTGGAATGGTTTG GTGGTTTCACATGGGAGGAAGATAAATAAGTTAGGAGAACCTCATGAACGCATACAAGCTGCTGTAGAATTGTCTGGCTTAGGTGGTTTGCTTCATGCTAGTTATGAGAGTTTAGACCGAGGACTGTTGTGTGCTTTTGTAGAGAGGTGGCATGCAGAGACAAACCGTTTTCACTTACCGGTTGGGGAGATGACCATCACTCTTGATGATGTGTCAAATTTGTTGCATTTACCCATTGTCGGTCATTTTTACACGCAGGAAACCTTAGATTCAGATTCGGCGAATGATTTATTGGTAGAATCCCTCCGTGTTGATCGTACACTTGCATTTGAAGAAACAAGACACTGCCGGGGAGCTCATGTGCGCTTGAGTTGGCTAAGAGATGTGTATGAAGACGCATGCTCAAGGAGGCAGTGGACTGTGGCTGCCAGAGCATACTTACTTTACCTTGTCGGTTGCACTATTTTTGCGGACAAGAGTGCTACATCAGTCAGTGTCTTTTATCTTGGATTTTTTGTTGATTTGAGGCTTACCAGGGGATATTCTTGGGTAGCAGCTGCCCTAACTCACATGTATGAGCAGCTAGGAGATTGTAGTTATGCAAACACTAAGCAACTAGCTGGTTATGCGACATTGCTGCAGGGGTGGATTTATGAGCACTTCCCGTCTATAGGGATGAGACGTATGCAAGCATTGTATTCTGAAGACCAACCTCGGTGTAGGTTGTATGATGCTGGAAAAGGTACTTCAATTGTTGTTGTTCGATCAAAGTTGGATACATTGACACCAGCTTCAATTCGGTTTTGTCCATACAACGAGCATAGGGAAGAACGTCCATTCGAGTGGATTTCCTTATTTTGTGGTTATTTGAGGCTTGGAAATTGGACACAGTTGCACATGCCAGAACGTGTTCTGCGTCATTATGGCTATACACAGATCATCCCTCGCAACCCATCTGTATTTGGACATGGTCATCCAGATACAAATGAAATGGACCGTCGATGGTTATATTTCAATGATTATGTCATAAATGACTATGCCATAGCACCTCATCCTGACGCTTGCATTCAAGAGTACATGGCTTGGTTTAGATCTGTATCACATCCATATGTGATTAATACGGATGAGGATGATCGTCCTGTACCGGTACCCTCAGATGCACGTGATCACGAAGCAGTGTCAAGTCATCCTGAGGAGTCACATCCAGCTCTG GGTATTTATCGTAGAATTACAAAGACATTGCAACCATTACTTGATCATGGCGATGTCGTGGAGGGCAGCCCTGTTTGGGAAGGCATACAAGCAACCATTATGTTAGCACAAAGAGCGACTAATGAAAGAGCTGTTTATGTCAGGAGACATGTACGTAATGATTGA
- the LOC137815859 gene encoding uncharacterized protein, with the protein MARCFRTLISDGLDDVDLEQSISYNALDNEHRVHECSEAFSTNEVFRDRDELLEWVRSVGYSYGFVIVILRSDTWTGQRERMTYVLLGCERGGKYRRYKKEVDVSRTGSRKCECPFRLRGKPIKGGQGWMVELICGSHNHDLAETMVGHPYAGRLSIEKKVMVEDMSKTSMKPRNILLTMKERNEKNVTTIKKVYNAITVHRRSQRGHKTEMQQLMLLLERDRYMHWCRCDEVSNIVQDIFWTHPDSVNVYGCQCPEVSEVSTKTEVT; encoded by the exons ATGGCTCGTTGCTTCCGGACGCTGATATCC GATGGATTAGATGATGTTGATCTAGAGCAGTCAATAAGTTATAACGCATTAGATAATGAACACAGGGTACATGAATGTAGTGAGGCATTTTCTACAAATGAG GTATTTCGTGATCGAGATGAGCTGTTAGAGTGGGTGAGAAGTGTTGGCTATAGTTATGGGTTTGTCATTGTTATATTAAGGTCAGATACATGGACGGGCCAACGAGAAAGGATGACCTATGTATTGTTAGGTTGTGAGAGAGGAGGTAAATACAGACGGTATAAAAAAGAAGTAGATGTCAGTCGAACTGGAAGTAGGAAGTGTGAGTGTCCTTTCAGATTGCGAGGCAAACCAATCAAAGGTGGTCAAGGGTGGATGGTTGAATTAATTTGTGGTTCTCACAATCATGACTTGGCAGAGACAATGGTGGGTCATCCGTATGCTGGAAGGTTAAGTATAGAGAAAAAGGTTATGGTTGAGGATATGAGTAAAACTTCGATGAAGCcaagaaatattttactaaccatgaaagagagaaatgagaagaatgTGACAACGATTAAGAAGGTTTATAATGCAATCACTGTTCACCGAAGATCACAACGAGGTCACAAAACAGAAATGCAACAACTGATGTTGTTACTGGAGCGAGACAGGTACATGCATTGGTGTAGGTGTGATGAGGTCTCTAATATTGTGCAAGATATATTTTGGACACACCCAGATTCAGTAAATGTCTACGGATGTCAATGTCCGGAAGTGAGTGAGGTGTCTACTAAAACAGAAGTAACATGA